From Streptomyces qinzhouensis, one genomic window encodes:
- a CDS encoding ParB/RepB/Spo0J family partition protein, whose amino-acid sequence MSERRRGLGRGLGALIPGAPQERPASSGSVLGSPGTIPVLTEQRGIAAAKVTTLPPAAVAPDATIGSTGPEETSALVTPSGAHFAEVLLDAITPNPQQPREIFDEDALAELVTSIKEVGLLQPVVVRQTGPERFELIMGERRWRACREAGLERIPAIVRETEDDKLLLDALLENLHRAQLNPLEEAAAYDQLLRDFSCTHDQLADRIGRSRPQVSNTLRLLKLAPTVQRRVAAGVLTAGHARALLSVEDHEEQDRLARRIVAEGLSVRSVEEIVTLLGSDPKSTVKPKKGPRAGARVSPALTDLASRLSDRFETRVKVDLGQKRGKIVVEFASMEDLERILGTLAPGEDRVLERGLVQGGQDGDD is encoded by the coding sequence GTGAGCGAGCGACGTAGAGGGTTGGGTCGTGGGCTCGGTGCCCTGATCCCTGGCGCTCCCCAGGAAAGGCCGGCTTCTTCCGGTTCCGTGCTGGGATCACCCGGGACGATTCCGGTGCTGACCGAACAGCGTGGTATCGCGGCGGCGAAGGTGACCACTCTGCCGCCGGCGGCCGTTGCTCCTGATGCCACCATCGGCTCCACCGGGCCCGAGGAGACATCCGCACTGGTGACGCCTTCCGGTGCCCACTTCGCCGAAGTGCTGCTGGATGCGATTACCCCCAATCCGCAGCAGCCTCGTGAGATCTTCGACGAGGACGCCCTGGCCGAGCTGGTCACCTCCATCAAGGAGGTCGGACTGCTTCAGCCGGTCGTCGTCCGGCAGACCGGCCCGGAGCGCTTTGAGCTCATCATGGGTGAGCGTCGCTGGCGAGCCTGCCGTGAGGCCGGACTGGAGCGGATCCCCGCGATCGTCCGGGAGACGGAGGACGACAAGCTGCTGCTGGACGCGCTGCTGGAGAACCTCCACCGCGCCCAGCTCAATCCGCTGGAAGAAGCTGCTGCTTACGACCAGTTGCTGAGGGACTTCAGCTGCACCCACGATCAGCTCGCCGACCGGATCGGGCGTTCGCGCCCTCAGGTCTCCAACACGCTGCGGCTGCTGAAGCTGGCCCCGACGGTTCAGCGGCGGGTGGCCGCCGGAGTGCTGACGGCCGGACATGCCCGCGCCCTGTTGTCGGTGGAGGACCACGAGGAGCAGGACCGGCTGGCCCGTCGGATCGTGGCCGAAGGACTGTCGGTGCGTTCGGTCGAAGAGATCGTCACCCTGCTCGGCTCCGACCCCAAGAGCACGGTCAAGCCCAAGAAGGGTCCCCGCGCCGGTGCCCGGGTCTCCCCCGCACTGACCGATCTCGCCTCCCGGCTCTCGGACCGCTTCGAGACCAGGGTGAAGGTCGATCTGGGCCAGAAGCGGGGAAAGATCGTCGTCGAGTTCGCCTCGATGGAGGATCTGGAGCGCATCCTCGGCACCCTCGCCCCCGGTGAGGACCGAGTTCTGGAGCGGGGGCTCGTCCAGGGCGGCCAGGACGGCGACGACTGA
- a CDS encoding ParA family protein, whose product MAGSVHREPEVEESESLRSDANIAGPMTDPVPGPRTESPGDDVSRETPAPMDDTPIGRAAQLAVQALGRAGEGLPRPEQTRIMVVANQKGGVGKTTSTVNLAASLALHGARVLVVDLDPQGNASTALGIDHHAEVPSIYDVLVESKPLSEVVQPVPDVEGLFCAPATIDLAGAEIELVSLVARESRLQRAIQAYEQPLDYILIDCPPSLGLLTVNALVAGAEVLIPIQCEYYALEGLGQLLRNVDLVRGHLNPTLHVSTILLTMYDGRTRLASQVADEVRSHFGEEVLRTNIPRSVRISEAPSYGQTVLTYDPGSSGALSYLEAAREIALRGVGLQYDPHNAHVGTENSRQNISEGIQ is encoded by the coding sequence ATGGCAGGCTCTGTTCATCGCGAGCCTGAAGTCGAGGAGAGTGAATCCTTGCGGTCCGACGCAAACATCGCGGGACCGATGACCGATCCGGTCCCCGGTCCCCGTACCGAGTCGCCCGGAGACGATGTTTCACGTGAAACACCGGCCCCGATGGATGACACCCCCATCGGTCGAGCTGCCCAGCTTGCCGTCCAGGCACTGGGACGGGCCGGTGAAGGTCTGCCCCGGCCGGAGCAGACCCGGATCATGGTGGTCGCCAACCAGAAGGGTGGGGTGGGCAAGACCACCTCCACGGTCAATCTGGCCGCCTCCCTCGCCTTGCACGGCGCCCGTGTGCTGGTGGTCGACCTCGACCCCCAGGGCAATGCCTCCACAGCACTGGGCATCGACCATCACGCCGAGGTCCCCTCGATTTACGACGTTCTGGTGGAGAGCAAACCGCTCTCGGAGGTGGTCCAGCCGGTTCCGGACGTCGAAGGACTCTTCTGCGCCCCCGCCACGATCGATCTCGCCGGTGCGGAGATCGAACTGGTGTCGCTGGTGGCGCGGGAGAGCAGACTTCAGCGGGCGATCCAGGCCTATGAGCAGCCGCTGGACTACATCCTCATCGACTGTCCGCCGTCGCTCGGTCTGCTGACGGTCAATGCCCTGGTCGCCGGCGCCGAGGTGCTGATCCCTATCCAGTGCGAGTACTACGCACTGGAGGGGCTGGGCCAGTTGCTGCGGAACGTGGATCTGGTGCGGGGGCATCTCAATCCCACGCTCCATGTGTCGACGATCCTTCTCACCATGTACGACGGCCGGACCCGGCTTGCCTCCCAGGTGGCCGACGAAGTCCGCAGCCACTTCGGTGAGGAGGTGCTGCGGACCAACATTCCGCGGTCCGTCCGGATCTCGGAGGCTCCGAGCTATGGGCAGACAGTGCTGACCTACGACCCGGGCTCCAGCGGGGCTCTGTCCTATCTGGAAGCGGCCCGTGAGATCGCCCTGCGCGGGGTGGGCCTTCAGTACGACCCGCACAACGCCCATGTGGGCACAGAGAACAGCCGGCAGAACATCTCGGAGGGGATCCAGTGA
- the rsmG gene encoding 16S rRNA (guanine(527)-N(7))-methyltransferase RsmG yields MTEAAELPQAPEAARRVFGEYFPEAVRYAELLADAGVKRGLIGPREVPRLWERHLLNCAVLSEVVPEGVTVCDVGSGAGLPGIPLALVRPDLKITLLEPLLRRTNFLQEVVELLGLDHVTVVRGRAEEVLGSVPPVHVVTARAVAPLDRLAGWGVPLLRPYGEMLALKGDTAEEELRGARAALSKLGVVETSVLQVGEGLVDPLSTVVRVEVGESPGGVRFAAKRAKAARTSRTRRRR; encoded by the coding sequence GTGACGGAGGCAGCGGAGCTTCCCCAGGCGCCCGAAGCGGCGCGAAGGGTCTTCGGAGAGTACTTTCCGGAAGCCGTGCGCTATGCGGAGCTGCTGGCCGATGCCGGGGTCAAGCGCGGTCTGATCGGCCCCCGCGAGGTGCCCCGGTTGTGGGAGCGCCATCTGCTGAACTGCGCGGTGCTCTCCGAAGTGGTGCCGGAGGGTGTCACGGTCTGCGATGTGGGGTCGGGAGCAGGTCTGCCCGGTATCCCGCTGGCACTGGTCCGCCCCGATCTGAAGATCACCCTGCTGGAGCCGCTGCTGCGGCGTACCAACTTCCTCCAGGAAGTCGTCGAACTGCTGGGCCTCGATCATGTGACCGTCGTCCGGGGCCGGGCCGAGGAAGTGCTCGGGTCGGTGCCCCCGGTCCATGTGGTGACGGCCCGGGCGGTAGCCCCTCTCGACCGGCTGGCCGGCTGGGGTGTTCCGTTGCTCCGTCCTTACGGCGAGATGCTGGCGCTCAAGGGTGATACCGCCGAGGAGGAGCTGCGCGGAGCCCGTGCCGCACTGAGCAAGCTCGGTGTGGTGGAGACATCCGTGCTCCAGGTCGGTGAGGGTCTGGTCGACCCGCTTTCCACCGTGGTTCGGGTGGAGGTCGGAGAGAGCCCCGGTGGCGTGCGATTCGCGGCGAAGCGTGCCAAGGCCGCCCGCACCAGCCGCACCCGACGGCGTCGCTGA
- a CDS encoding protein jag: protein MTEGTIPAAAEEGDTLTRLEQEGEIAADYLEGLLDIADLDGDIDMDVEADRAAVSIISESGGRDLQKLVGRDGEVLEALQELTRLAVHRETGDRSRLMLDIAGFRAKKRTELAELGAKAADEVKSTGEPVKLQPMTPFERKVVHDAVAAAGLRSESEGEEPQRFVVVLPA, encoded by the coding sequence GTGACGGAAGGCACCATCCCCGCCGCCGCCGAGGAAGGCGACACCCTGACCCGCCTTGAGCAGGAGGGGGAGATCGCCGCCGACTACCTTGAGGGTCTGCTCGACATCGCCGATCTCGACGGCGACATCGACATGGACGTCGAGGCCGACCGGGCCGCTGTCTCGATCATCAGTGAATCGGGCGGCCGCGACCTTCAGAAGCTGGTGGGACGGGACGGCGAGGTTCTGGAAGCTCTCCAGGAGCTGACCCGCCTCGCCGTGCACCGCGAGACCGGGGACCGCAGCCGGCTGATGCTGGACATCGCGGGCTTCCGGGCGAAGAAGCGCACCGAGCTCGCCGAGCTCGGTGCCAAGGCCGCCGACGAGGTGAAGAGCACCGGTGAGCCGGTGAAGCTCCAGCCGATGACGCCGTTCGAGCGCAAGGTTGTGCATGACGCGGTCGCCGCGGCGGGTCTGCGCAGTGAGTCGGAGGGCGAGGAGCCGCAGCGCTTCGTCGTCGTCCTCCCCGCCTGA
- the yidC gene encoding membrane protein insertase YidC: protein MDTIASLFSFITTPVSWIIVQFHKLYGAIFGPDTGWAWGLSIVSLVVLIRICLIPLFVKQIKSMRNMQALQPKMKAIQERYKNDRQRQSEEMMKLYKETGTNPLSSCLPILAQSPFFFALYYVLSKIASGDVVGVINEPLLASARQAHIFGAPLAAKFTDSTEKVEALQASLTDVRVVTAIMIILMSASQFYTQRQLMQKNVDLTVKTPYMQQQKMLMYIFPVIFAVMGINFPVGVLVYWLTTNVWTMGQQMYVINQNPTPGSKAQDQYLTRLLKTATHRGEISSRRRRKVVQALVAKGSDRNDNERKFITGLAKAGFAAQADGSIAKSETVETETEGGTTRRQQPKRQSKSQRQSTSAQQPAGKEETEDESGSDDAESKPSLRKDSSQSAKSKQPRANSGRQQPKSGQRKGPQRPKHPSSKK from the coding sequence GTGGACACGATTGCCAGTCTCTTCAGTTTTATCACCACGCCCGTCTCGTGGATCATCGTCCAGTTCCACAAGCTCTACGGGGCGATCTTCGGCCCCGACACGGGCTGGGCCTGGGGACTGTCCATCGTGTCGCTGGTGGTCCTCATCCGTATCTGCCTGATCCCGCTCTTCGTGAAGCAGATCAAGTCGATGCGGAACATGCAGGCGCTCCAGCCGAAGATGAAGGCCATCCAGGAGCGCTACAAGAACGACCGGCAGCGTCAGTCCGAAGAGATGATGAAGCTGTACAAGGAGACGGGTACCAACCCGCTCTCCTCGTGTCTGCCCATCCTCGCGCAGTCGCCGTTCTTCTTCGCGCTCTACTACGTGCTCTCCAAGATCGCATCCGGTGATGTCGTCGGTGTCATCAACGAGCCGCTGCTGGCAAGTGCCCGGCAGGCGCATATCTTCGGCGCCCCGCTGGCGGCCAAGTTCACGGACAGCACCGAGAAGGTCGAGGCACTGCAGGCCTCGCTGACCGATGTGCGTGTTGTCACCGCGATCATGATCATTCTGATGTCGGCGTCGCAGTTCTACACGCAGCGCCAGCTCATGCAGAAGAACGTCGACCTGACGGTGAAGACCCCGTACATGCAGCAGCAGAAGATGCTGATGTACATCTTCCCGGTGATCTTCGCGGTCATGGGCATCAACTTCCCCGTCGGTGTCCTCGTCTACTGGCTGACCACCAACGTCTGGACCATGGGTCAGCAGATGTACGTGATCAACCAGAACCCGACGCCGGGCAGCAAGGCTCAGGACCAGTACCTCACCCGGCTGCTGAAGACCGCCACGCACCGTGGTGAGATCAGCTCCCGCCGTCGTCGCAAGGTCGTCCAGGCCCTCGTCGCCAAGGGCTCGGACCGCAACGACAACGAGCGCAAGTTCATCACCGGTCTGGCCAAGGCCGGATTCGCCGCCCAGGCGGACGGCTCGATCGCGAAGAGCGAGACCGTCGAGACCGAGACCGAGGGCGGCACCACCCGGCGCCAGCAGCCGAAGCGGCAGAGCAAGTCCCAGCGTCAGTCCACCAGTGCCCAGCAGCCCGCGGGCAAGGAGGAGACCGAGGACGAATCCGGCTCCGACGACGCAGAGTCGAAGCCCTCGCTCCGGAAGGATTCGTCGCAGAGCGCCAAGTCCAAGCAGCCCCGGGCCAACTCGGGCCGTCAGCAGCCCAAGTCCGGACAGCGCAAGGGCCCGCAGCGCCCCAAGCACCCGTCGTCCAAGAAGTAG
- the yidD gene encoding membrane protein insertion efficiency factor YidD, producing the protein MKYPLLALIKLYQWTISPMLGPVCRYYPSCSHYGFTAIDRHGAVKGTVLTAWRILRCNPWSPGGVDHVPPRKRPRWHEMLRNALRGKDAHAGTEGGHGSGEPSVPSGGESAPPSPAAETSPKAQGA; encoded by the coding sequence ATGAAGTACCCGCTGCTGGCTCTGATCAAGCTGTACCAGTGGACGATCAGCCCCATGCTGGGGCCCGTCTGCCGGTACTACCCGTCGTGTTCCCACTATGGGTTCACGGCCATCGACCGGCACGGTGCGGTGAAAGGCACGGTGCTCACCGCCTGGCGGATCCTGCGGTGCAATCCGTGGTCACCGGGCGGAGTGGATCATGTGCCCCCGCGGAAGCGTCCACGGTGGCACGAGATGCTGCGCAATGCCCTGCGGGGCAAGGACGCCCATGCCGGTACGGAGGGCGGGCACGGTTCCGGAGAGCCTTCGGTGCCGTCGGGAGGGGAATCCGCACCCCCGAGTCCGGCCGCAGAGACCTCGCCCAAAGCTCAAGGAGCCTGA
- the rnpA gene encoding ribonuclease P protein component: MLPTENRLRRREDFAAAVRRGRRAGRPLLVVHLRSGSPDPHAPGESAPPTCAGFVVSKAVGGAVVRNKVKRRLRHLIRDRLAELPAGSLVVVRALPGAGDADHAQLARDLDAAFQRLLGGGAR; this comes from the coding sequence GTGCTGCCTACCGAGAATCGGCTGAGGCGGCGCGAGGACTTCGCGGCCGCGGTACGACGAGGGCGCAGGGCCGGACGCCCGCTTCTCGTCGTCCATCTACGCAGCGGTTCACCGGACCCGCACGCGCCTGGGGAGAGCGCTCCCCCGACGTGTGCGGGTTTCGTCGTGAGCAAGGCAGTGGGTGGCGCGGTGGTGCGTAACAAGGTCAAGCGCAGGCTGCGGCATCTGATACGCGACCGGCTTGCCGAGCTTCCCGCCGGTAGCCTGGTGGTCGTACGGGCGCTGCCCGGAGCGGGCGACGCCGATCACGCACAGTTGGCCCGGGACCTGGACGCCGCCTTTCAGCGGCTCCTGGGAGGGGGCGCGCGATGA
- the rpmH gene encoding 50S ribosomal protein L34, with protein sequence MSKRTFQPNNRRRAKTHGFRLRMRTRAGRAILASRRSKGRASLSA encoded by the coding sequence GTGAGCAAGCGCACCTTCCAGCCGAACAACCGTCGCCGGGCGAAGACCCACGGTTTCCGTCTGCGCATGCGTACCCGTGCCGGCCGCGCGATTCTCGCGTCTCGCCGCAGCAAGGGTCGCGCGAGCCTGTCCGCCTGA
- the dnaA gene encoding chromosomal replication initiator protein DnaA, with product MADVPADLAAVWPRVLEQLLAEGQQGIEPKDKQWVERCQPLALVADTALLAVPNEWGKRVLEGRLAPLISETLSRECGRPIRIAITVDDSAAEPTAPHQPPPSAGPLYDEPGEPGPERYRQSDPYGGYGHRPAEDGLPEIRPAYPEYPQQRPEPGAWPRTAEDLSWQQPRLGGFQDRDPYATPRTHRMPHDYRGPQQSERQAYEPRQERREPESPQQPHRTGPAGLQGPSRPSGGVDGPGGSLGGSPPVPGGPGEPHARLNPKYLFDTFVIGASNRFAHAAAVAVAEAPAKAYNPLFIYGESGLGKTHLLHAIGHYARSLYPGTRVRYVSSEEFTNEFINSIRDGKGDTFRKRYRDVDILLVDDIQFLASKESTQEEFFHTFNTLHNANKQIVLSSDRPPKQLMTLEDRLRNRFEWGLTTDVQPPELETRIAILRKKAVQEQLNAPPEVLEFIASRISRNIRELEGALIRVTAFASLNRQPVDLGLTEIVLKDLIPGGEDSAPEITAGAIMAATADYFGLTVEDLCGSSRSRVLVTARQIAMYLCRELTDLSLPKIGAQFGGRDHTTVMHADRKIRALMAERRSIYNQVTELTNRIKNG from the coding sequence GTGGCTGACGTACCTGCCGATCTTGCCGCAGTGTGGCCACGAGTGCTGGAGCAGCTTCTCGCCGAAGGCCAGCAGGGCATCGAACCCAAAGACAAGCAGTGGGTCGAGCGCTGCCAGCCGCTGGCGCTGGTCGCCGACACCGCACTGCTCGCCGTCCCCAACGAGTGGGGCAAGCGGGTGCTCGAAGGCCGGCTGGCGCCGCTGATCAGCGAGACGCTCAGCCGGGAGTGCGGCCGTCCGATCCGGATCGCGATCACGGTCGACGACTCGGCGGCCGAGCCGACGGCCCCGCACCAGCCGCCCCCGTCCGCCGGACCGCTCTACGACGAACCCGGCGAGCCGGGCCCCGAGCGCTATCGCCAGAGCGATCCCTACGGGGGGTACGGCCACCGTCCCGCCGAGGACGGATTGCCGGAGATCCGGCCCGCCTACCCCGAGTACCCGCAGCAGCGCCCCGAGCCGGGCGCCTGGCCGCGCACCGCGGAGGATCTGTCCTGGCAGCAGCCGCGCCTCGGCGGGTTCCAGGACCGGGATCCGTACGCCACGCCGCGTACCCACCGGATGCCGCACGACTACCGCGGCCCGCAGCAGTCCGAGCGCCAGGCCTACGAGCCGCGTCAGGAGCGGCGGGAGCCCGAGTCCCCTCAGCAGCCGCACCGGACCGGACCGGCGGGCCTTCAGGGGCCCTCGCGGCCGTCGGGCGGAGTCGACGGCCCGGGGGGATCCCTGGGCGGGTCGCCGCCGGTGCCCGGCGGTCCCGGGGAGCCGCATGCCCGGCTGAACCCCAAGTACCTCTTCGACACCTTCGTCATCGGCGCCTCCAACCGGTTCGCCCACGCGGCCGCCGTCGCGGTGGCGGAGGCCCCGGCCAAGGCGTACAACCCCCTGTTCATCTACGGGGAGTCCGGGCTCGGCAAAACGCATCTGCTGCATGCCATCGGGCACTACGCGCGCAGCCTCTATCCGGGCACCCGGGTGCGGTACGTGAGCTCGGAGGAGTTCACCAACGAGTTCATCAACTCGATCCGCGACGGCAAGGGCGACACCTTCCGCAAGCGGTACCGCGATGTGGACATCCTGCTCGTCGACGACATCCAGTTCCTGGCGAGCAAGGAGTCGACGCAGGAGGAGTTCTTCCACACCTTCAACACGCTCCACAACGCCAACAAGCAGATCGTGCTCTCCTCCGACCGGCCGCCCAAGCAGCTGATGACGCTGGAGGACCGGCTGCGGAACCGTTTCGAGTGGGGCCTCACGACCGACGTCCAGCCGCCGGAGCTGGAGACCCGGATCGCGATCCTGCGGAAGAAGGCGGTCCAGGAGCAGCTCAACGCACCGCCGGAGGTGCTGGAGTTCATCGCCTCCCGGATCTCCCGCAACATCCGCGAGCTGGAGGGCGCCCTGATCCGGGTCACCGCCTTCGCGTCGCTGAACCGGCAGCCGGTCGACCTCGGGCTGACCGAGATCGTGCTGAAGGACCTCATCCCCGGTGGAGAGGACTCGGCGCCCGAGATCACGGCGGGCGCGATCATGGCGGCGACGGCGGACTACTTCGGGCTGACGGTGGAGGACCTCTGCGGCTCCTCCCGCAGCCGGGTGCTGGTCACGGCCCGGCAGATCGCCATGTACCTCTGCCGTGAGCTGACCGATCTGTCGCTGCCGAAGATCGGCGCGCAGTTCGGCGGCCGGGACCATACGACGGTGATGCACGCGGACCGCAAGATCCGGGCGCTGATGGCCGAGCGCCGCTCCATCTACAACCAGGTCACCGAGCTGACCAACCGCATCAAGAACGGCTGA